The proteins below are encoded in one region of Micromonospora pisi:
- a CDS encoding rhodanese-like domain-containing protein, whose translation MKLINPLHSSTSCPDTVAPAGSRGIDEILDSARLRLRRLDPEAGHLAYREGALLVDIRPAAQRAATGSIPGALVIERNVLEWRLDPRSAARLPVAERYDLPVVIFCQEGYTSSLAAAALQDLGLYLATDIVGGFAAWRLAGLPAFGPTDVYAHLTNVPATAGRTST comes from the coding sequence GTGAAGCTGATCAACCCGTTGCACAGCTCGACGAGCTGTCCGGACACCGTGGCGCCGGCCGGGTCCCGAGGGATCGACGAGATCCTCGACTCCGCCCGGCTGCGGCTGCGCCGGCTCGACCCGGAGGCGGGGCATCTGGCGTACCGGGAAGGGGCGCTGCTGGTCGACATCCGGCCGGCCGCCCAGCGGGCCGCGACCGGCTCGATCCCCGGCGCGCTGGTGATCGAGCGCAACGTCCTGGAGTGGCGACTCGACCCGCGTAGCGCGGCCCGGCTGCCGGTCGCCGAGCGCTACGACCTGCCCGTGGTGATCTTCTGTCAGGAGGGTTACACCTCCTCGCTCGCCGCGGCCGCACTCCAGGATCTCGGTCTCTACCTCGCCACCGACATCGTGGGCGGCTTCGCCGCCTGGCGACTCGCCGGCCTACCGGCCTTCGGGCCGACCGATGTCTACGCCCATCTGACCAACGTGCCGGCGACCGCCGGACGGACGTCCACCTGA
- a CDS encoding carboxymuconolactone decarboxylase family protein: MQDEQSRQRAADSAGRLLGQPLVLPLGPGEPPSGQDFRDLAMVHTFGDSWTRTALDDRSRALVSVAIAAALGTHEPLRGQLRIALNVGVTKDQIVDLFIHLEAYAGAARAFDTYQVAVAVFGEHE; encoded by the coding sequence ATGCAGGACGAACAGTCACGACAGCGGGCGGCCGACAGTGCCGGGCGACTTCTCGGCCAACCGCTCGTGTTGCCGCTGGGCCCTGGTGAACCCCCCTCCGGTCAGGACTTCCGCGACCTGGCGATGGTCCACACCTTCGGCGATTCCTGGACCCGGACGGCGCTCGACGACCGCAGTCGGGCGTTGGTCTCCGTCGCCATCGCCGCCGCCCTGGGGACCCACGAACCCCTGCGTGGCCAGCTCAGGATCGCGCTGAACGTCGGGGTCACGAAGGACCAGATCGTCGACTTGTTCATCCATCTCGAGGCGTACGCCGGAGCTGCCCGTGCCTTCGACACCTATCAGGTAGCGGTGGCGGTCTTCGGCGAGCACGAGTAG
- a CDS encoding AEC family transporter: protein MRGVLTGFTVIWTVTLAGYLIGRTRLLGPDGTTVLARLAFFVAAPALLFTTLARSSVSEVFTPALAAFVLSTVLVAAVYLTLAHWVWRRPAGEATVGALSASYVNAANLGLPVAAYVLGDPSFVAPVLLFQVLLASPVALAVLDVTTTGHRPSPRRLALLPARNPIMLGCAAGLAVSIVGRPLPEAVMRPFELVGSAAVPLALIALGMSLYGSRPLAAGPEAVERYVAVGLKVLVQPALAYLIGHLALGLDGPALLAAVVTSALPTAQNVFVFATRYQRGEALARDTVVLSTLAAAVTLAAIAAWLG, encoded by the coding sequence GTGCGAGGAGTGCTGACCGGCTTCACGGTCATCTGGACGGTCACGCTCGCGGGTTACCTGATCGGGCGTACCCGCCTGCTCGGGCCGGACGGCACGACGGTGCTGGCTCGACTCGCCTTCTTCGTCGCCGCGCCGGCACTGCTCTTCACCACCCTGGCACGGTCGTCGGTGTCCGAGGTGTTCACCCCCGCGCTGGCCGCGTTCGTGCTCAGTACGGTGCTGGTCGCGGCCGTCTACCTCACGCTCGCCCACTGGGTGTGGCGGCGACCGGCCGGCGAGGCGACCGTCGGCGCGCTCAGCGCCTCGTACGTCAACGCCGCCAACCTCGGCCTGCCGGTGGCGGCGTACGTCCTCGGAGACCCGTCCTTTGTGGCGCCGGTGCTGCTGTTCCAGGTGCTGCTCGCCTCACCGGTCGCGCTCGCCGTACTGGACGTGACCACCACTGGTCACCGCCCCTCGCCGCGACGGCTCGCCCTGCTACCGGCCCGCAACCCGATCATGCTCGGTTGCGCCGCCGGGCTGGCCGTCTCGATCGTGGGCCGACCGCTGCCGGAGGCGGTGATGCGCCCGTTCGAGCTGGTCGGCTCCGCCGCCGTACCGCTGGCACTGATCGCCCTCGGCATGTCGCTGTACGGCAGCCGGCCGCTCGCCGCCGGACCGGAGGCGGTCGAGCGCTACGTCGCGGTCGGGCTCAAGGTGCTGGTACAGCCGGCGCTGGCCTATCTGATCGGGCACCTGGCCCTCGGCCTCGACGGGCCGGCGCTGCTGGCCGCGGTGGTCACCTCGGCCCTGCCCACAGCGCAGAACGTCTTTGTCTTCGCCACCCGGTACCAGCGGGGCGAGGCGCTGGCCCGGGACACCGTCGTGCTCTCCACCCTGGCCGCCGCGGTCACGCTCGCCGCGATCGCGGCGTGGTTGGGCTGA
- a CDS encoding cysteine dioxygenase codes for MTINSADPLTIARRYAVDPAAWPVAPRFDPVERWYARLAGNEEHEVWLLTWLPGQSTDLHDHGGSSGAFTVASGALTEEIVVGGELRPTVLRTGSGRQFGSRHIHRVSNTGHVPAVSIHVYLPALRRMTRYELDGGNLRVAEVAEAGVAW; via the coding sequence ATGACCATCAACTCCGCTGACCCGCTCACCATCGCCCGCCGGTACGCGGTCGACCCGGCCGCCTGGCCGGTGGCGCCCCGGTTCGACCCGGTCGAACGCTGGTACGCCCGCCTGGCCGGCAACGAAGAGCACGAGGTCTGGCTGCTGACCTGGCTCCCTGGCCAGTCGACGGACCTGCACGACCACGGCGGCTCCTCCGGTGCCTTCACCGTCGCGTCGGGTGCCCTCACCGAGGAGATCGTGGTCGGCGGTGAGCTCCGCCCCACGGTGCTGCGTACGGGCTCCGGCCGCCAGTTCGGCTCACGCCACATCCACCGGGTCAGCAACACCGGCCACGTCCCCGCGGTCAGCATCCACGTCTACCTGCCCGCGTTGCGCCGGATGACCCGCTACGAACTCGACGGTGGCAACCTGCGGGTGGCCGAAGTGGCCGAGGCGGGGGTGGCCTGGTGA
- a CDS encoding winged helix-turn-helix domain-containing protein, which yields MSVIAISPRVYPSPLRSGHARRRSATGDTSATLTVTVDITLDAGDTLTPQATRLLELVRELVEHGDREAVAARLSGPPPTIGVEPAAGPPSAAVAPGAGRNGTLHVLAGSRRVLRDGRPIPLTRLEYDLLVFLAEHPRRVFTRLQLLSSVWGYEHAVARTVDVHVRRLRAKLGETMPVVTTVYGVGYRLADEARISVDRDA from the coding sequence ATGTCGGTCATCGCGATCAGCCCGCGCGTGTACCCGTCGCCGCTCCGGTCGGGCCACGCCCGCCGCCGATCGGCAACCGGCGACACCTCGGCCACCCTCACCGTCACCGTCGACATCACCCTGGACGCCGGGGACACCCTCACTCCGCAGGCGACCCGCCTGCTGGAGCTGGTCCGGGAACTGGTCGAGCATGGTGACCGGGAGGCGGTCGCCGCACGGCTGTCCGGACCGCCGCCGACGATCGGGGTGGAACCGGCGGCCGGGCCGCCCAGCGCGGCGGTCGCCCCCGGTGCCGGTAGGAACGGGACGTTGCACGTGCTGGCCGGCTCCCGGCGGGTGCTGCGTGACGGGCGACCGATACCGCTGACCCGGCTGGAGTACGACCTGCTCGTCTTCCTGGCCGAGCACCCGCGCCGGGTCTTCACCCGGCTCCAGCTCCTGAGCAGCGTCTGGGGTTATGAGCACGCCGTGGCCCGGACCGTCGACGTACACGTACGCCGGCTCCGCGCCAAGCTGGGGGAGACGATGCCGGTGGTGACCACCGTGTACGGGGTGGGTTACCGGCTGGCCGACGAGGCCCGGATCAGCGTCGACCGCGACGCGTGA